The genomic stretch TTCCTCATACAATTTTtgcttatttaaaaatataattgaagtGTGCTTCCAAAGTGTTTATCTCGCGCAAATAGAAAACGCGCTTCTTTGAAGATCTCCGATCTCTCTTGCATCGTTTTATTAGACGGTTTTTCCCTGCGGTTTGCAGCTCGCTCACGAAACGAGGaaagaaatattgttttaaagcTTAAGCCCGATGAGAAGGAAGTCAACGATTCAACAGAGATTTAATAAACAATGGCAAgagtttaagaaaaaaaagagtaggTCATTCAGGAGTAATTTGATCCAAATGGAATTACGTAAAACGTGAATCACCGCGTAGGAACATCGCATGACTTTGATAGAACTATTAGCGTTGTAATGAAcgtctgcttttttttttttttgtttaaacattcTTCTCTCTTCAACTTCCGGAGATTtggagataattttatttttaattcggaGATTGCGCGTATTATGAAACCTTTCACAGATCGAAACACGTGAGCGGCATTATTTTAGGAACAGGTTTAATTTTTCGGGTCAGTTTAGCAATCGGGTAATCATATACttatctttatatttcttcTTAATTAGATAGAGATGGGCACGTGTTTGCGAGGCCGATCGTCTCTCTCAGCGACTGGAGAACGCGGTTTCGAACCGTCCGAGCGTTTTACACATCCGTAGTAAATGGAAATCATTCATAGTACCTGGTACACGTTGGCGAGCGATGGTGCCTGCTCGCGACACGTTGAACCGTGTAACCGAGCGGCCGATTACGGGACTTTTCTCACCGTTGCTGGCGTTGCTCGCGCCTGTCGTCGAGAGTCAATCAGCATCTACCTTGAAAGCCGGGGAATCGAAAATAGCCGGTCAATTTGCACGTCCGATCTCGCTTGAACTCGCCTGCGTCCTAATTCacactttttaattagtaGCGTTTCGAAAAACGATTGGAGAACGATTGGAAAACGCTTGGAGAACGCTTGGAGAACGTTCCACGCTGAGCGCGCGTTTCGTGTTACTCGCTGGTCGTTCATTAAACTGTCTAACTGTGTTCCGCGGCTAACTCTCAGATAATTGGCGAGGCAAACGTGATGAAAAGTGCAAACCTAAAAGCCACGTAATGGCCgcaatttgaaaataatgacCGCGCCACGCGATAGCCGCGGTGCACGCAGAGTGCTCGCGCGCGACGTCGGTGGAACGTAACGAGCACGCCGAGATGCTAATTAATACCACAAAGACGCGAATCGCAGACGAGATGCGCACGTACCTCGgggcattttatttttatcgtttatcatACGTTCGCCTTCGCGTTGACGCGTTGAGCGCCGTAACTAACGCTTCGCGGAAGGATGCCAGTTAGATCtgcttattaatttacaatataaaggAAACGGCGACAACAGCTTGGCTCTTTCGCTTCTTCATTCTGACTAACATCTTTAATCGTCTAATCACTTTAATCGAAGCTGGTTCCGGCTGTTTTACATCATGTTGAACGAGCAAACGATTGTAAAGTCTAATACGCTCTATCTCGAATCGCTCAGgcacgagaaataaaatttactttaataaaaaaaaaaaaaagaaataaaaacagaCTTTACTCTTTCTTTAATCGTTCTTTAACCGTCAGTTTAGCGCCGGGACCTTTTAACACCCGACGCGTACTTTCTGGTAAGGTGGAAGGATATGACGAGCGGAGTCACGAGAGTCTTGTTTAACGACTTTCATCCTGCATAATTTTCCCGCGCGCAAATGCGTGGCCGCTTCCGACGTGTGCGGATTAATATTACACGCTCTTGTCCAGCGCGATTAGGgccttattttatttttataccgcATTTCTCACAAGTGAACGAAACGAGAGATCAAACTTGTCGCGCGCCAGGCACACACAGGCGGCAATTTTTCCTCGGGCGTTCGCGTGCGCGAACGGTAACCGGGACACGTATACACGTGACGACTTAAATGAACGtgtatttcaaagaaaaacCGCGCATATTCATTCCGTGCGAGCAGGTGAGCGCGCAAAGCTGTTCGCGCGCGGCCGAGCGTGAAAAGAAAATCCGCCTGGGAAAGCGCGCGGACAATTGTAAAGTTCGTATCAAGCTAAAGATTagaatcgaattaaattcaattaatcgGAAGAGAAAGGATCCAGTTATCTTGTTTACACGCTTCGCTTTGgctaatcaaattttaattttatctaagtCTTGATCTGACGCTGGCTTGAGAAGGAAACGCGGCTGTTTGCGCGGCGAGTTTCGAATTTCTGCAATTAATCTTACGGGCGAGAAAGAAGCTGCCGATGCGCGTGGTGGATCTCCGAGGACGCGAGAGTTACTCGGGACGCGAAACAATAGGATAATCCGCGTTATCCCGCCGGTGATTTCATcaagtcgattttttttttttaacggcgcCGTTATGAAAGAGCGCATTGGCGCCAAGGACGACGCTCCAGGCCGTGTCCTTTAACCATGATAACAATCTTTCTCTTACCTCCACGGAAGGCAGAAGGTGCCTATTATAATTCATGCGTGACATAAGCTTACCTCTTTTCAGCGGAGAATCGCACGAGGCCGAGAAAAGCACGTCGGTCAGGCGGAAGACGCGGAAGACGAAGAAGATCCCACCTGATGGCGGTTGGGGCTGGGTGGTCCTGTTCTCCGCCCTCATCGTCAACTTCCTTATCCCCGGTACCGTCAAGTCCTTCGGCGTACTCTTCGTCGAGTTCCTGCACGTTTTCAAGGCGTCCTCAACGGCGGCCTCCTGGATGCCGGCGCTATGCTACTTCCTGTACAGCTCATTAGGTGAGTGGCTGGTGGGCTATCGCTTTAGccgaataatattataattgtacatataaatgtataaaatatatataaatgtaaaataatgtgaCATTCGACAGGTCCTTTATCTAGTATCCTGTCGACCAGGTACTCCTACAGAGCCGTGACTCTCGTCGGCGGCACTTTCGCCGCCAGCGGGATGATGCTGAGCTACTTCGCTAACTCGGTGACTTATCTCTACGTCAGGTACGGTCCCCTCATCGTTTAACGTTCGAGAGGCGTTGCAAGTGAATAGGCAAACGTAGCTGTTAACAGCTCTGATTTTAATAGCCGCCGTGACGGAACACTGCCCAAATGTTGTGTAATAAGGCCGGTTGTTGAATCACTTAAGACGAAAGGTCTCCCTGATTTACGTGCATTACACAACTTCTGCGAACCGATCTAGAGTCCGTTCTGTACGCggaatatgtataataaatatcgtagAAAACCGTCTGCGTGTACTGAGAATATAACTTAGCAGTCGCCTgacatgaaaaaaatttttatacaaatatatatgtatatatatatatttttttttttttaatgcagttATGGTCTTATGGTTGGCATCGGCGCTGGTTTGTCATTTCCACCGACGGTTTACATCGTCACACAGTACTTTGAGAAGCTGCGAGGGATGGCGAACGGCCTGTGCATTTCCGGCAGCGCGATTGGAACCATAGTGCTACCGCCGCTGCTGCAATATCTTTTAGACTGTTTTGGATACAGGTAAATGTGCacttttaagtttaattaaatctgggAACTTGCGACTGTTCTAAACGTAACACTTTTGCTCAACGCAgctaattgttatttaaaagaacATCAGGATATGTAAATCagattttgttatattaaatttcagaGGGGCAGTGCTCATTATGGGAGCGATCACGTTAAACACGCTGATCTGCGGCCTTCTGTATCATCCCGTCGAGGAGCACATGAAGATCGTACCCTTGGACGAGGGTATCGATAACGAAGCTTTGACTCTTGACGAGCAAAATGTCGGGGTAAAAATGGAATCGGTCGAAAAAACGGAAGACGACCCGAAATTCGACGAGGAGCCAATTCACAAATTTTCGGATCTTCCGCGCAACGTGGTGTATGAATCCGTCTCGGAGAAGTCATccgagaagagaaaaattccCGAGAAAAAATTAGACTACAAGACGAACGATCGTGTCGTCGGGCTGCGATACAGGGCTGTTAAAGACGACGACTCGCTGATACGGGAGGAAATACCGCGGGAGAGCACTCCTAATGCGAACGAGCTTCCCGCGGCAATTTCTTCATGTCTTGAAGAAAACGGCGACGGTACCAATGGCGACATTCAAAATTTATCACGGCCAGATAACGGTGCCGTTATCGAAGACAGTAGGGTGCAAATTGACCAGGTAAAAGTCGCGGGTGacagagaaaataataaatccgAAGAGCCAGAAGAGAAAAAGCGGAACAACGCGCGTTCGAAGTCAAAGAAAACGTCAGGAAAGGTGCAAAAGAAGTTTGACAAGCCTTTCTTCGACCTGAGCGTGCTGAGAGATCCCGTTTACTTGGTGATCCTCATCTCCAACTCCACGTCGGCAATCAGCAACAcgaattttatgattttactGCCGTCCTACGCGATTGCCGAAGGGTTCGACAAAAACTCGTCGGCTCTGCTCTTGTCCATAGTCTCGGCGTTGGACTTGGTTGGTAGAATCGGCGGCGCGTCCTTATCCGACATTGACTTCATGCCCAAGTACTATTACTTCGTCGGCGGGCTTGGCACCAGCGGAATCGCCCTGGCTTTGCTACCCATGGCCACCAGCTACACTATGCTGTCGTTTTTCTGTGGTCTCTTCGGCCTTTCATCCGGCATGTACATCGGTATCACGACAGTCATCCTCGCGGACATGCTGGGTACGGAGAAGCTCAGCTCATCTTATGGGATCTCTCTGTTCGTTAACGGCGTGCTGCAGCTTGTCGGGCCTCCCGTCTGCGGCATCATCTTCGAAAACGTGCTGTCGTACAAGCCGATTTTCTTGGCCTTCGGTATTATTCTGATCTTGGGCACCGCGCTATGGGCGGTGGTACCGCTTATCaacatgaataaaaaaaaagatgtagaGGCGATATAAGATGCAGTTCGCGCGACGCTCTGATTAGGACCTTCCGGCGAAAATTAGTCTAAAGCGTTTTGTAAGACTTTGTGAGTATTACAATCGCAACGATTAGATCGCTCGGGacttattaacatttttagatACTTTTAAACTGTGGAACAACGAACACTTAAGTCgttgtatatttttagataaattgaCGAGTATGTTTCTTACGATATTTGTGCTCTAGAAGAAAAATCTGAAAGCTCGTACAAATTTTCTTAATACCATACGTGAAATCGAACTATGAATCTAGCACGATTCGTGCTTACATATTTAGTTATCTGCGCAGCATTTAGgatttttttcacgattcGTGCCATTATTACTGTATAATAAGATTGCTACGTAAATCGTCGTGTAACGAAGGCTCATATGAACTGAATAGGtgtcactaaaaaaaaaaaacaattttatacattagTGAAACGTCAATGAATTGCTGTTTAAGACGAAAGAAATGTCTATCGCAGAATAGATAACATTATGTAcattagtaataaattttatacctctctcggaaaatatttcgtacatatattttgtgtaacaatgcgatattaatatttttatagcgtTTACTGAGTATCTCCTAATTTTTACCAGCCTCTCTGGAACTGGGAAGTGGTAGAGATATTTGGAATTAAGCAATACTACTTGCTTTTATCTGGTTTTATTGTAGCTGTAAGTTTTTAACTTAGCTCTACGATCTTTCTGACACGAGTTGTGTGTATGCGGATATGACGAAAAAGAAGAACGCATATTGCATGAGaccttttataattttttttttctttttttttttttttaatttgggcaATGTTGAGATTATTTGCGTAAAGCtatatgcaaaatatatttctgtatATCTGTGCGTGTCTCTTGCTCAATTTTCttgatttatttgttaaagatACGCAGAGTGTGTTTGGAAAGCGCGCTATCGGTACTAATACATTATTCTATCTTtgtatgttattaattataaagcaaGGATAGCACGATGTGTCAATGTTTAATAGCACGCTTCCTGAACGCGCTTGTATCTTCGACTGTATCgcttatacaattaatttacgtcatacaatttatattatccTAACATTTCCCTAATTCTTCAGTTCAATTCCgctattacaattaatttaatatacttaatacATTTCACGGATTAAGAAAACGCGTTATTTACAcgcattatttatatatttacttgtTGAATTATCCAAAAGTATGCCGGGTCAATTTagaacatttaaaaaatatttttgtttataaaaaagaaagatttgaTGGCGCGTTgtctttttccaaatttcttGATGTTTAACATTAAATGTCCAAATAATTACGCTTTGTATGTGTGACTTATTGGACCAATACAGTAATTGATTTGTGAtcaatcttttattatattagatttaaaaagTGTATCCTGCATTCCTTAATGAGATTTCAAGCAATTTTAGTTTTCATATATTTACCAATATAAATTgccaatataaataatttaattacagatatcaataaaatttttaatagaaaactgttaaaaaaattttaatttctcttgcTGTCAGTTTGTGCAATTTTTGacagaaacaaaagaaaaagcggaATGGCAAGTAGAGTTGCAAGATCACAACAAGTTAGGAGTGTTAGAAAGTGGCAGGTTACGAAGTTTGTGTGTCTCTTCGTCCTGTGAAGGAAACGATAGAGCGAATGCCTTTTACAGAAGtctgaaacataaaagaaTGCAGTGGTTCACACATGTCAGATTATatgatgaagaaaaaaagaattacctTTTTCTTAGATCCATTAAGGAAGTCCTTGTACATTTCCGAGCGTAAATATCTTGAGTAGCTATCACTTTTCATTAGATGATATACATGTgcctgaaaaataataataattaaaatagaaaattgttCAGAGATATCATATTAATATgacataataaaatagttaaaatttataatatatac from Cardiocondyla obscurior isolate alpha-2009 linkage group LG12, Cobs3.1, whole genome shotgun sequence encodes the following:
- the LOC139106867 gene encoding monocarboxylate transporter 12 codes for the protein MSKLEEMPTSGESHEAEKSTSVRRKTRKTKKIPPDGGWGWVVLFSALIVNFLIPGTVKSFGVLFVEFLHVFKASSTAASWMPALCYFLYSSLGPLSSILSTRYSYRAVTLVGGTFAASGMMLSYFANSVTYLYVSYGLMVGIGAGLSFPPTVYIVTQYFEKLRGMANGLCISGSAIGTIVLPPLLQYLLDCFGYRGAVLIMGAITLNTLICGLLYHPVEEHMKIVPLDEGIDNEALTLDEQNVGVKMESVEKTEDDPKFDEEPIHKFSDLPRNVVYESVSEKSSEKRKIPEKKLDYKTNDRVVGLRYRAVKDDDSLIREEIPRESTPNANELPAAISSCLEENGDGTNGDIQNLSRPDNGAVIEDSRVQIDQVKVAGDRENNKSEEPEEKKRNNARSKSKKTSGKVQKKFDKPFFDLSVLRDPVYLVILISNSTSAISNTNFMILLPSYAIAEGFDKNSSALLLSIVSALDLVGRIGGASLSDIDFMPKYYYFVGGLGTSGIALALLPMATSYTMLSFFCGLFGLSSGMYIGITTVILADMLGTEKLSSSYGISLFVNGVLQLVGPPVCGIIFENVLSYKPIFLAFGIILILGTALWAVVPLINMNKKKDVEAI